Proteins found in one Aspergillus chevalieri M1 DNA, chromosome 2, nearly complete sequence genomic segment:
- a CDS encoding oxidoreductase, 2OG-Fe(II) oxygenase family (COG:E;~EggNog:ENOG410PNBR;~InterPro:IPR006620,IPR005123;~PFAM:PF13640;~TransMembrane:1 (o12-29i);~go_function: GO:0005506 - iron ion binding [Evidence IEA];~go_function: GO:0016491 - oxidoreductase activity [Evidence IEA];~go_function: GO:0016705 - oxidoreductase activity, acting on paired donors, with incorporation or reduction of molecular oxygen [Evidence IEA];~go_function: GO:0031418 - L-ascorbic acid binding [Evidence IEA];~go_process: GO:0055114 - oxidation-reduction process [Evidence IEA]), protein MPSLPNASTVVSWIFYLIPIYIFVLAPLLSQIFPPDDEDTWGVDYAVAYDAEGNEIPALNLEDDSFISPEDDVPLNCPQREPGEDLKVHILSRDPLVIYIENFLTEKEADHLVDVSVGRYTPSIIYDGNTERIDPSVRLSDRALLARDETVRCVEDRARAFQGWRPHLYIERMWAQRYNASGHYRHHFDWAGSAARGGDRVSTFMVYLAADCVGGGTNFPKLGWPGSRAWCRFLECDDSSDNDSESESGAGAAAGKTEGITFKPIKGNAIFWENLRADGRGIPETWHGAFPVKEGTKVGLNIWSWYQPLRRRRD, encoded by the exons atGCCCTCCCTCCCAAACGCATCCACAGTCGTCTCGTGGATCTTCTACCTAATCCCAATCTACATCTTCGTGCTGGCGCCGCTCCTAAGCCAGATCTTTCCCCCAGACGACGAAGACACCTGGGGCGTCGACTACGCTGTCGCATACGACGCCGAGGGAAACGAGATTCCCGCATTGAATCTGGAAGATGATAGCTTCATCAGTCCCGAGGATGACGTACCGTTGAATTGTCCACAGAGGGAACCGGGCGAGGATCTCAAGGTCCATATATTATCCCGGGATCCGTTGGTAATTTATATCGAGAACTTTCTCACAGAGAAAGAGGCGGATCATTTAGTTGATGTCAG CGTCGGCCGCTACACCCCCTCAATAATCTACGACGGCAACACCGAACGCATCGACCCGTCCGTCCGGCTCTCCGACCGCGCGCTGCTCGCCCGCGACGAAACGGTGCGCTGCGTCGAAGACCGCGCGCGCGCTTTTCAAGGCTGGCGCCCGCACCTGTATATCGAGCGCATGTGGGCGCAGCGGTACAATGCGTCGGGGCATTATCGGCATCATTTCGACTGGGCTGGGTCGGCCGCCAGAGGGGGGGACAGGGTTAGTACGTTTATGGTGTATTTGGCCGCGGATTGTGTGGGCGGGGGGACGAATTTTCCGAAGTTGGGGTGGCCGGGGTCGAGGGCGTGGTGTCGGTTTTTGGAGTGCGATGACAGCAGCGACAACGACAGTGAGAGCGAGagcggtgctggtgctgccgCTGGAAAGACAGAAGGGATCACGTTCAAACCGATCAAAGGAAACGCGATCTTCTGGGAGAATCTCCGGGCGGATGGACGAGGGATCCCGGAGACTTGGCACGGGGCGTTTCCAGTCAAGGAGGGGACCAAGGTTGGTCTGAATATTTGGAGTTGGTATCAACCGCTGCGGAGGCGCCGTGATTGA
- a CDS encoding putative C6 transcription factor (Mut3) (COG:K;~EggNog:ENOG410PGE6;~InterPro:IPR036864,IPR007219,IPR001138;~PFAM:PF00172,PF04082;~TransMembrane:1 (o616-635i);~go_function: GO:0000981 - DNA-binding transcription factor activity, RNA polymerase II-specific [Evidence IEA];~go_function: GO:0003677 - DNA binding [Evidence IEA];~go_function: GO:0008270 - zinc ion binding [Evidence IEA];~go_process: GO:0006351 - transcription, DNA-templated [Evidence IEA];~go_process: GO:0006355 - regulation of transcription, DNA-templated [Evidence IEA]), whose protein sequence is MAAPSSPLYGENHAGLAHEDDDHFYDDKDPASHSQGTPLNDPKHMQKRRRVTRACDECRRKKIKCDGKQPCTHCTVYSYECTYDQPSNRRRNPAPQYVEALENRLHKAEALIRVVLPDINLDDPQFDLHATEQMLATFKKDKQQPLQPQTQSQSQQPAPIAPRSPPAPQPAQAPENPDDSMLETMVDSAGLLDLDDQGHWDYHGHTSGIIFLQRLRKQLGASDIQPPPMRSRPMPPMLDSPKSVGDSPQESSVPPTHDLPPRNVARRLCHNAFEDGCSLMRFVHEPSFYAMLDRIYDTPAEQYSNEEHSFLPLLYIVMSVGCLFSDDGAGTLDVSGYESAIGQGFQFFKAGRQLLEITDCRDLTSLQAICFMVLFLQSSAKLSTCYSYVGIALRSALRLGLHRSVATDFNPIERELRKRIFWVIRKMDVYVSTLLGLPQMLSDDDIDQEYPMDVDGEFITAEGVQPMPLDRTPLMAGSNAHTRLANIIMKVVKYIYPVKNAQYRSESDHRYVVSHAKIREIERDLQSWMEELPPALRPGTEVSPQLERIRQLLRISYAHVQVVMYRPFLHYVSSGSQAQGVDKRSYACAAACVSVSRNIVHITTGMHKRGLLNGSYWFTMYTTYFAILSLIFFVLENPDSPTAKDGVLKDAMEGKNTLAGLAKKSLAADRCSQSLNCLFKNLPELLKNRQSSVTPVNLKRPAPSSKPINPRPSIPPEMRAPQRANTTPIQMMARAQRAEARPRSLDDGHAHRGHSRTNSDVHSKTATPRWVPSTPDSAATETRSSTPSNTNFSTPSPIQQNAARRDASPAFTFPQQFANFNNVPDLMPIMFPSDDPFAYPTQPMSTLEDGHFSFDQQSGMPPTTTMAGNPNAMGLSTPTLDNFANLSLFANGTGTPTAMNPAMANRFANSQQPNQSRLQSPISRMSPSGEVVNSPDLVSIPNQNFMWQGYNFQPQNWTGDQQTQPGQQPMPAPNGLPNIPTGVDENNPTGMGIDLGIPLDDIFGSNEAYRPAGNFNNDDWLQWMNVGS, encoded by the exons ATGGCTGCTCCGTCGAGTCCTCTTTACGGCGAAAACCACGCCGGCCTTGCCCATGAAGACGATGACCACTTTTACGATGATAAGGACCCGGCCTCCCACTCTCAGGGCACGCCCTTGAACGATCCGAAACATATGCAGAAGAGACGACGGGTGACCAGAGCCTGCGATGAATGCAGACGCAAAAAGATCAAGTGCGATGGGAAACAGCCGTGTACTCACTGCACTGTGTATAGTTATG AATGCACATACGACCAACCGTCAAATCGTCGGCGGAATCCTGCCCCACAGTACGTGGAAGCCCTCGAGAATCGTCTGCACAAGGCCGAAGCTCTCATTCGGGTTGTCCTTCCGGATATCAATCTTGACGACCCCCAATTCGACCTGCACGCGACAGAACAAATGCTAGCAACATTCAAAAAAGACAAGCAACAACCGCTGCAGCCACAGACACAGTCGCAATCCCAGCAGCCTGCCCCAATTGCGCCCCGATCACCTCCCGCACCGCAACCTGCGCAAGCCCCAGAAAACCCAGATGACTCAATGCTGGAGACCATGGTTGATAGTGCGGGCCTTCTGGATCTTGATGACCAGGGCCATTGGGATTACCATGGACACACTTCTGGCATAATCTTTCTACAGCGACTGCGAAAGCAACTCGGGGCGTCCGATATCCAACCACCTCCAATGCGATCGCGGCCGATGCCGCCCATGCTGGACAGTCCCAAGTCAGTGGGCGATTCACCGCAAGAATCTTCGGTACCTCCTACGCATGATCTCCCACCGCGGAATGTCGCGCGACGGCTGTGCCACAATGCCTTCGAAGATGGCTGCTCTCTGATGCGATTTGTCCACGAGCCCTCGTTTTATGCCATGTTAGATCGGATTTATGATACCCCTGCTGAACAGTACAGTAATGAAGAGCACTCTTTCCTTCCGCTTCTTTATATTGTCATGTCTGTCGGTTGTTTGTTTTCGGATGATGGGGCTGGTACCCTCGATGTGTCGGGCTACGAGAGTGCAATTGGTCAGGG CTTCCAATTCTTCAAAGCTGGAAGGCAGCTTCTGGAAATCACAGACTGCCGGGATCTGACGTCGTTACAAGCCATCTGTTTCATGGTGCTTTTCCTCCAGTCCTCCGCCAAACTGAGTACGTGCTACTCATACGTGGGTATAGCCCTTCGTTCCGCTCTTCGACTGGGCTTGCACCGCTCTGTCGCTACAGATTTCAACCCAATCGAACGAGAATTGCGGAAGAGGATATTCTGGGTTATCCGCAAAATGGACGTTTACGTGAGCACCCTTCTTGGGTTGCCGCAGATGTTGAGTGACGACGACATCGACCAAGAATACCCGATGGATGTCGATGGAGAATTCATCACTGCTGAAGGCGTCCAGCCCATGCCGCTTGACCGGACACCTTTGATGGCTGGTAGTAATGCCCATACTCGCCTTGCGAATATCATCATGAAGGTAGTCAAGTATATCTACCCAGTCAAGAATGCGCAATATCGTTCTGAGTCGGATCACCGTTATGTGGTGAGCCACGCCAAGATTCGGGAAATCGAGCGCGACCTCCAATCCTGGATGGAGGAGTTACCTCCGGCTCTTCGACCTGGCACCGAAGTCTCACCTCAACTCGAGCG TATACGGCAATTGCTCCGTATCAGTTATGCGCATGTGCAAGTTGTCATGTATCGTCCCTTCTTGCACTACGTTTCCAGTGGGTCACAGGCGCAAGGCGTGGATAAACGGTCGTACGCATGCGCCGCAGCTTGTGTCAGCGTCTCTCGTAATATTGTTCATATTACTACAGGGATGCATAAGAGGGGACTCCTGAACGGTTCCTATTGGTTCACGATGTACACTACATACTTCGCCATTCTTTCCCTAATCTTCTTCGTTCTAGAAAACCCTGACTCGCCCACTGCCAAGGATGGCGTGCTGAAGGATGCCATGGAAGGTAAAAACACCTTGGCTGGGCTGGCCAAGAAAAGTCTGGCCGCGGACAGATGCTCGCAGAGTCTTAAC TGTCTATTCAAGAACCTACCCGAACTGCTCAAAAACCGACAGAGCTCGGTCACTCCTGTTAATCTCAAACGCCCCGCTCCGTCCAGCAAACCAATAAACCCCAGGCCTTCGATCCCGCCTGAGATGCGTGCACCGCAGAGAGCAAACACGACTCCGATTCAGATGATGGCCAGAGCTCAAAGAGCTGAAGCGCGACCAAGGAGTCTGGACGACGGCCATGCTCATAGAGGCCATAGCCGCACCAACAGCGACGTGCACAGTAAGACTGCGACCCCAAGATGGGTGCCTTCGACGCCGGATTCTGCAGCAACGGAGACTAGATCGTCGACCCCATCCAATACCAATTTCTCGACACCCTCTCCCATCCAACAAAACGCGGCAAGACGGGACGCGTCGCCGGCATTCACGTTCCCTCAGCAGTTTGCCAATTTTAATAATGTCCCCGACCTGATGCCCATTATGTTCCCATCAGATGATCCTTTTGCATATCCCACGCAACCAATGTCGACTCTGGAAGATGGCCACTTCTCGTTTGATCAACAATCTGGGATGCCGCCTACTACCACGATGGCGGGCAATCCTAACGCCATGGGCCTGTCGACCCCGACCTTGGATAACTTTGCCAATCTCTCTCTGTTCGCCAACGGCACTGGGACTCCTACGGCAATGAACCCGGCGATGGCGAACCGCTTTGCCAACAGCCAACAGCCTAACCAATCACGTCTCCAGTCTCCCATATCCCGCATGTCACCGTCTGGCGAAGTTGTCAACAGTCCCGATTTGGTCTCTATCCCCAACCAGAATTTCATGTGGCAAGGGTATAATTTCCAGCCCCAGAACTGGACAGGCGACCAGCAGACGCAGCCGGGACAGCAGCCAATGCCCGCACCCAACGGCTTGCCGAATATCCCCACTGGAGTCGACGAGAACAATCCGACGGGCATGGGCATTGATCTGGGAATCCCACTGGATGACATCTTTGGTAGCAACGAGGCGTACCGGCCGGCCGGTAACTTCAACAACGATGATTGGCTTCAGTGGATGAATGTGGGGAGTTAG